From Saccharibacillus brassicae:
GATGCCGGCGTTGTTGAAGAATCCGTCGATCCGTCCGAACCGCTCCATCGTCTGGTCGACGTAGCTGCGCACTTCTTCTTCCTTGGCGACGTTCGCCGTCACGATCAGCAGTTCCGCCTGCGGCACGGCTGCGAGAACCTGCTGCTTCGTTTCTTCCAGGCCGTTCGGGTTGAGGTCGACCAGCACGAGCTTGGCGCCTTCTTTGGCGATTTGCAGCGCGGAAGACTGGCCGAGGCCCGAGCCTGCGCCGGTAATGATCACGACTTTATGTTCGAATCTGTTCATAAATAACACGTCCTCTCAGAAGTTGGGGTCCAACAAACACACTTATTAGCACTTACTAACTTTATTATAACACATATGATTTGAATTTGCATTATTGTCTTAGCAAGTTTATAGACCTTTAAATTTATCCTTCCAATTTCCAGAAAAGGGTTTTAATCCATGCGATCCGTTTAAAATAAAAATAACGAAAATCACTTGGTTGGGCATGGGCTTGTACGCAGATGCACGTTACCGGAGCCTTCGAGTCTTTTTTGCAGGAAAAATAAAGCGCCCGATAGGGATTCCGATCCACCAAAGGTCCACCAAAGGCAAAGCGCAGCGGGATTAACGTCCTCAGAGCAGTTATTTGCACGAAAAAAACGTCAAAAGCGTAAATAACGACGCAGATCCACTTATTTTGCGAAAAAAGAAGGATTTCGGTGCCAAACAGGAGGAATAACTGCTTCTACGACGCTATTTGCGCACAGCGTGGACAGGCAGACCGAAATAACGGTCCTCACGCCGCTATTCAAGCGGCAGGCGGACCCAACGACGAAGTTTGCGTACAGCCCCGCCGCCTACCTACAGTCCCCAGTCGTCCCGATCTTTCATCCGCATGAGAAAACAACGAAGAGAAGGTGAAGAAATGACTAAGATTGCTGTCAAAATGCTCGCCAACGCCGTCGTCGTCATCGGATTGACGATGTGGTTCTCCGAAGCGGACTTCGTCAGCGCCCTGATCGTGACCGTCATTCTCGGAGCGCTCGCTTACGTCCTCGGCGATATGCTGATTCTTCCGGCCGCGGGCAATACCGCCGCCACGCTGGGCGATGCCGCCCTGACCTACGTCGTCCTCTGGGCCGCGTCTTCCATGCTCGACTGGAACCTGTCGTACTTCGACATGTTCGTCGTGGCGCTGGTCGTCGGTATTTTCGAATTCTTTTTCCATATTTGGCTGCTGCAAGACGGGATTCCCGGGCGCAAAAATAATGAAGAGCATACGCGGTTTCGTACTCAGCGTTGAGCTTTACCACATAAAAGATAAAGCAAAATTTTCTTTTCGGGTTCGAAGTCCCCTTAAGTTTGACTAGAAAAAGGTCCGCCGGATTCTCCGGCGGACCTTTTTCTATCCCGCAAACGAGTCCGAGTGGGCTCGTTCGTAATTCACGAATTTATTGAAGTTTTTGAGAAACACGAGCTCGACAGTCCCGACGGGGCCGTTCCGCTGCTTGGCGATGATGATCTCGATGATGTTCTTTTTTTCCGTATCGGCATTGTAGTAATCGTCCCGGTACAAGAACGCGACGATATCGGCATCCTGCTCGATCGAGCCGGATTCCCGAAGGTCGGACATCATCGGGCGCTTGTCCTGACGCTGCTCGACGCCCCGGCTGAGCTGGGACAGCGCGATGACCGGAACTTCCAGTTCCCGCGCGATCTGCTTCAGCGTCCGGGAAATGTCGGAGACTTCCTGCTGCCGGTTCTCGCCCGATTTGCCGCGGCCCTGAATCAGCTGCAAATAATCGATGACGATCATGCCGAGGCCTTTTTCCTTTTTGAGCCGGCGGCATTTGGAACGGATATCGGCTACGGTGATCCCCGGCGTGTCGTCGATATAGATTTCGGCTTCGGACAGCGAAGCGATGCCCATCGTCAGCTTGGTCCAATCTTCGTCGCTTTTGAAATCGCCTGTCCGCATGACGCTTGCGTCGAGATTCGCTTCGGCGCAAATCATCCGCTGGACAAGCTGCGCCGCCGACATTTCCAGACTGAAAATAGCCACCGTCTCGCCCGCCCGCACCGACACGTTCTGCGCGACGTTCAGCGCGAACGCCGTTTTGCCGACGGAAGGACGGGCCGCGAGAATGATCAGGTCGTTGCGCTGGAAGCCGGCCGTCATGCCGTCCAGATCGACGAACCCCGACGGAATGCCGGTCGTACCGCCGCCGCCCTGGTTCTGATGCAGCATTTCGACGCGGTCGAACACTTCCATCAGCACGTCGCGAATCGCGACAAAACCGCCGCTTGAGCGGCGGTTGGAAATTTCGAGGATTTTGCGTTCCGCGTCGCTCAGCATCAGGCCGACGTCTTCGCCGCCGGTATATCCTTCGCTGACGATCTGCGTCGCGGTACGGATCAGTCTGCGCAGCATCGCTTTTTCTTCGATCATCTGCGCGTAATACTCGACGTTGGCCGCCGTCGGGACGGCGTGCGCCAGCTTGGACAAATAGCTAACGCCGCCGAGGTCTTCCAGCTGGCCCCTGTCTTTGAGCAGCGAGGTCAGCGTCACCAGATCGATCGGCTGACTCTCTTCCCCGAGTTGGACCATGGCCTCGAATATCATCTGGTGCGACTTGTCGTAGAAATCGTCGGCCGTGATTTTCTCCATGACTGTAATAAGTGCTTCGGCCTGGAGCAGTACCGCGCCAAGCACGGCCTGCTCCGCTTCCAGATTTTGTGGCGGAATCCGGTCGAAAAAGAGATCCTCGCTCATCTTATTCCTCCGAAACCTGAACCTTGAGCGTGGCTTTGACGTCCTTGTGCAGCTTGATCGGAATCTGGATCATGCCCAGCGTCCGGATCGGCTCGTCGAGCTCGATCTTGCGCTTGTCGACTTTGAAGCCCTGCTTGGACAGCGCTTCGCCGATCTGCTTGCTCGTGATGGCGCCGAACAGACGGCCGCCTTCGCCGGATTTGGCGTTGATCTGCACAGTAACGGCTTCCAGCTTTTTGCCGAGTTCGACCGCTTCCTGCTTTTCTTCTTCCTTGCGCTTTTCTTCGGCCGCATGCTGGTTCTCCAGCGTCTTGACGTTGCCCTGCGTAGCCGGCTTCGCCGTTCCGTTCTTGAACAGGAAGTTCTGTGCGTAACCTTCCGATACTTCCTTCACGTCGCCTTTTTTGCCTTGCCCTTTTACGTCTTTGAGAAAAATAACCTTCATTCGAATAGCCCCTCTTCCTTTTCAATATCTTCAAGCACGGCAAGCAGCTTTTTCTCCGCTTCCTGCGGGGAAATGTCGAGCTGCACCGCCGCGTTGGTCAAGTGCCCGCCGCCGCCGAGGCGTTCCATCACGACCTGAACGTTGATCTTGCCGAACGATCGGGCGCTGATGGCCGTCAGGCCGTCGGGACGGCTGCCGATGACGAACGACGCGTTCACGTCCGTCATGTTAAGCAGCGTATCGGCCGCCTGGGCGATCAGCAGCTGCGGAAACTGACGGCCTTCGTCCGTGACCGCAATCGCGACGCCGCCCATGACGACGCGGGCGTTTTTGATAATTTCAGCTTTCGAGATGTACTCGCCCAAATCCTCTTTCAGCATGCGCTGAACGAGAATGGTATCGGCTCCGCTGCGGCGCAGGAAACCTGCGGCTTCGAACGTGCGGGAACCGGTATGCAGCGTAAAATGTTTGGTATCCATCGTGATGCCGGCCAGCAGCGTAGTCGCTTCGAGCGGCGTCAGCGTCATGTTGTCGTGAATGTACTGCAGCAGTTCGGTCACCAGCTCGCTGGCGGAAGACGCGTACGGCTCCAGATAGACGATCACCGCTTCGTTGATAAATTCTTCGCTGCGGCGATGATGGTCGATCACGACGACCTGCTTCGCCCGCTGGACGAGCTTCGGTTCGATCGTCAGCGACTGCTTGTGCGTGTCGACGACGACGAGCAGCGTGCGCTCGGTCATGAGCGCAAGCGCCTCCTCCGGCGTGGCGAAGCGGTCTGCCAGCGTCAGGTCGGCGCGAATACGCTCCATCATCTTCGTGATGGACGGGTTATCCCCGTCCAGGACGATGCTCGCTTCCACTTCGAGCCGGTCGGCCGCTTTGAGCATGCCGATCGCGGCGCCGATCACGTCCATGTCCGGATTCTGGTGACCCATAATCAGGACCCGGTCGCTGCGCTTCATGAGGTCGCGCAGCGCGTGCGCGATAACGCGCGCCCGGACGCGGGTCCGTTTCTCGACGGCGTTGGACCGGCCGCCGTAGAACGACAGGCGCTGTCCGGCTTTGACCGCGGCCTGATCGCCGCCGCGGCCGAGCGCCATGTCGAGACTGGACTGCGCCAGCGCGCCGAGCTCGCTGATCTTCTCGCTGCCGCACGCAAGCCCGATGCTCAGCGTCATCGGCACTTTCAGGTCGCTCGTCGCTTCGCGCACTTCGTCGAGAATGACGAAGCGGCTGTGCTCCAGCTTCTCCAGCGACGCCTGGTTGAGCAGCATCATGTAGCGTTCGCTAGACAACCGGCGCAAATACACTTCGTACTGCCGCGCCCAGCCGTTGATCAGGCTGGTCGCGCGGGCGATCGTCAGCGTGCGCTGCTGATCGTCCATGCCCTGAAACGCTTCTTCGAGATTGTCCAGCACCAGAATGCCCAGCGCCAGACTTTCCTTCTCGTAACGCTCCCGCAGTTCGGCCATTTCGGTCATTTTCTGGAGGTAGACGAGACGTTCTTCCGGATAGACCCGCACGTCGTACGTGTCCGGTCCGACTTCGATCTCCGCCTGGACCAGCTGCAGCGGCTCTTTGGAACCGTCTTTTCGGTCGCGGGTCAACGCGGGCAGCCCCGGCAGCAGTTCCGACAGCGGAAGGCCGACGGCGGTCTCCAGATTGAACAGCTGCGAGAACTGGCGGTTATGCCATTCCACGGCCCGATCGGTATCGTACAGCAGCAGGCCGAACGGCAGACGGTGCGTAATCTCGCCCTCGATGCTGTTCACGCGGTAAGAGAGCGCGGACGTGTATTCGGCAAGTTCTTGCCTGAATTTCAGCTCGGCCCGCAGCATGACGAACACGACGACGAACACGAGGCACAGCGACAGCAGGCCGAGCGGCCAGTTGTAGACCGTGACGAAGATCGTCAGCGCAAGCAGCAGGAGAAGCGCCCAGACGGTCCGATAACCGTACCAGCGTTTCAGCAAAAAGTTTGGCATCGTTTCCTCACCCTATCGTCTAGGTCTCGTAATGAACTCGCGCAGCGGGAACGCCAAGTCGATGATTCCGATGATGCGCATCGGAGGGAAAACGA
This genomic window contains:
- the dnaB gene encoding replicative DNA helicase; this translates as MSEDLFFDRIPPQNLEAEQAVLGAVLLQAEALITVMEKITADDFYDKSHQMIFEAMVQLGEESQPIDLVTLTSLLKDRGQLEDLGGVSYLSKLAHAVPTAANVEYYAQMIEEKAMLRRLIRTATQIVSEGYTGGEDVGLMLSDAERKILEISNRRSSGGFVAIRDVLMEVFDRVEMLHQNQGGGGTTGIPSGFVDLDGMTAGFQRNDLIILAARPSVGKTAFALNVAQNVSVRAGETVAIFSLEMSAAQLVQRMICAEANLDASVMRTGDFKSDEDWTKLTMGIASLSEAEIYIDDTPGITVADIRSKCRRLKKEKGLGMIVIDYLQLIQGRGKSGENRQQEVSDISRTLKQIARELEVPVIALSQLSRGVEQRQDKRPMMSDLRESGSIEQDADIVAFLYRDDYYNADTEKKNIIEIIIAKQRNGPVGTVELVFLKNFNKFVNYERAHSDSFAG
- the rplI gene encoding 50S ribosomal protein L9, which produces MKVIFLKDVKGQGKKGDVKEVSEGYAQNFLFKNGTAKPATQGNVKTLENQHAAEEKRKEEEKQEAVELGKKLEAVTVQINAKSGEGGRLFGAITSKQIGEALSKQGFKVDKRKIELDEPIRTLGMIQIPIKLHKDVKATLKVQVSEE
- a CDS encoding DHH family phosphoesterase; protein product: MPNFLLKRWYGYRTVWALLLLLALTIFVTVYNWPLGLLSLCLVFVVVFVMLRAELKFRQELAEYTSALSYRVNSIEGEITHRLPFGLLLYDTDRAVEWHNRQFSQLFNLETAVGLPLSELLPGLPALTRDRKDGSKEPLQLVQAEIEVGPDTYDVRVYPEERLVYLQKMTEMAELRERYEKESLALGILVLDNLEEAFQGMDDQQRTLTIARATSLINGWARQYEVYLRRLSSERYMMLLNQASLEKLEHSRFVILDEVREATSDLKVPMTLSIGLACGSEKISELGALAQSSLDMALGRGGDQAAVKAGQRLSFYGGRSNAVEKRTRVRARVIAHALRDLMKRSDRVLIMGHQNPDMDVIGAAIGMLKAADRLEVEASIVLDGDNPSITKMMERIRADLTLADRFATPEEALALMTERTLLVVVDTHKQSLTIEPKLVQRAKQVVVIDHHRRSEEFINEAVIVYLEPYASSASELVTELLQYIHDNMTLTPLEATTLLAGITMDTKHFTLHTGSRTFEAAGFLRRSGADTILVQRMLKEDLGEYISKAEIIKNARVVMGGVAIAVTDEGRQFPQLLIAQAADTLLNMTDVNASFVIGSRPDGLTAISARSFGKINVQVVMERLGGGGHLTNAAVQLDISPQEAEKKLLAVLEDIEKEEGLFE
- a CDS encoding DUF2512 family protein — encoded protein: MTKIAVKMLANAVVVIGLTMWFSEADFVSALIVTVILGALAYVLGDMLILPAAGNTAATLGDAALTYVVLWAASSMLDWNLSYFDMFVVALVVGIFEFFFHIWLLQDGIPGRKNNEEHTRFRTQR